Below is a window of Ctenopharyngodon idella isolate HZGC_01 chromosome 7, HZGC01, whole genome shotgun sequence DNA.
TTGACAAGTCCTGCAATTATTTATCACTTTATTatggattatttatttatggattattttctaCAGGAAAAACTCTGCACAAGAAAATGCATAGTTTTCAAAGGACTTCTTTTCATACTTGTAAATGTGATCTTTTGCAGGTTTAGCCTCAGTCTCACATACCTCTTTTCATACAACTTGCTTCAGTTCTGTGGGCACACATGGATTTTCGCGAACATGACAGCCAGATTTCTCTCTTTTGGGGAAGGTAAGCAACAGTTAGGAGCTAGCATTTGAAGCGTCTGCTCATGTAAATAATCTGGTatgttaaacaaacatttagttTATTTACATCTTTCCTGTTTGTACCCAGATGTTGTTAAAGATATAAAGTGGTTGTTAAAGATATAAAGTGGTTGTTAAGAGTTGTGGTACAACCAGGAAAGGGCTCGACTTCCACTCACATCAGCGCTAAATATATtacttaacatttttaatggatATAATCTACTGAAAATTGCTCAGTGATTGctgttttattgcattaaataatCTCAAACCGCTCCTGAAATCCTGTGTTCTGTTCTTAGATGCCCAGGCTGGCACCTTCTATTTTGTAGGTGTTATGATGGGGGTTTGTCAGCTTCTGTCTTTGTTAGAACTGTTTCACATAGCCGATGGTTTTGAGGAGTGCAGACTTTTCCCTCGCTTTATGCAGGTAAAACATAGTACATTGTTATATGTACtgctattgtaaagtgttactaaaagagctcatttgcatacgtgttttttttttttttttgccatctcactttaaaatctatttcctgtttttgtgtgtgtgtgatgtttttaaaatattactcaaaCTGTTGCCACAAATCAAGATTTAAGGAAGTACCTTTTTCGAGAGAACAAAAATGTGTGTCTGTTTCAGAGCTATAGGGCTATTATTTTAAGCtgcataatttttatttacatgacaTATATTATTCTTTAATGCCATTTTCCGTTTACAGGTGATGGAGAGAAATGTCCTTCTGTTTCTCCTCATCAGTCTGGAAGAGTTTCAGAGTAAACCAATCGTGTGTGTGCAGTTTTATCTGTGGAATATACTGGGCCTTCTAAGGTTTGTGTCTTTTATGTTTGCATACAGGCTTCTCTGAATAATTCTGAAGGTCATCTTTATTCAGATACTCTTTATAATAACATTCATAAACACTTAACGGTAAACTCGCTAAGTGTCTTGAAGGCCTAATGTAGGTTTTTGAGCAGCATATACACTCATAGAAGAAGGTCatcgtgattttgccaagtaagacatgttcctggatcaacatattttgtcatttagtcctaaccctatccaTAACTTATTCCTAAAATCATATGGACATCATAAGTGAATAACAACAGCCTAAACCTGATATAAACTGTTACAACTTCCTAATTTTGGTCTAGGGTTAGAAGGGGTAACATTGAGATTGTGACCATTGCGTGTGCTGGTGATGGTGGCAAAAGACAAAACGCTACGGAAACTGCCAATAAACGTAATTTATTTCacaatcagaaaaaaaaggcgtgaaataataatgataataatagaaataatgaGGA
It encodes the following:
- the hacd4 gene encoding very-long-chain (3R)-3-hydroxyacyl-CoA dehydratase 4 isoform X2, coding for MRFSLSLTYLFSYNLLQFCGHTWIFANMTARFLSFGEDAQAGTFYFVGVMMGVCQLLSLLELFHIADGFEECRLFPRFMQVMERNVLLFLLISLEEFQSKPIVCVQFYLWNILGLLRYPHELFCLSGTPYFKMLWMHQTLSVPVYLLSAVTEGISIVHMLPYWSESEGTDSVQLKVPSSLYICSPFMLMGSSLTVLLLLKERQEILASWNNNLKKD
- the hacd4 gene encoding very-long-chain (3R)-3-hydroxyacyl-CoA dehydratase 4 isoform X1, translated to MRFSLSLTYLFSYNLLQFCGHTWIFANMTARFLSFGEDAQAGTFYFVGVMMGVCQLLSLLELFHIADGFEECRLFPRFMQVMERNVLLFLLISLEEFQSKPIVCVQFYLWNILGLLRYPHELFCLSGTPYFKMLWMHQTLSVPVYLLSAVTEGISIVHMLPYWSESEGTDSVQLKVPSSLYICSPFMLMGWLLLLVLGSSLTVLLLLKERQEILASWNNNLKKD